The sequence CACAGCTCCGGCTGCATCTCCGAGCTGTCGAGGTTGCTGAACAGCTCCAGCTCGATGTCCGCGAGCCGGAACAGCTCCGGGGCGCGGGACTTCAGCGTCTTGAAGAAGGCCGCGGGACGAAGGGCGGACGGCCGGCCTCCGGCCATTCCGAGCGTGCCTCCCGTGTGCAGCAGCAGGACTCTGGGCATATGGGCAAGGGGGCTTCCCTGCCAAGGCTGGCGTTCCTTTACAAGCCCCGCGCGCATGGCTAAGACCCGCCGCGTGCTCCTTTCCTGCTGGAAGCGTGTCATTCCCCTGCTGGCCGCCGCCGTCCTGACGGGGACCGGCTGCAAGAGCCCCGAGGGCGCCACTCCCGCCGCAGCCCAGGCCCCCGCCGCCCCCGCTACAGCCCCGGCGGCACCTGCCGCCCAGGCCGCACAGCCGCCCGCCGCCCCCGCCGCCACGGCGACGCCGTCGGACCCGGCCGCCGTGCTCGGCGGCATTCCCGGCATGGACTTCTCCTCGCTGTCCCCGGCGGCGAAGCGCGAGCTGGCCACTGTCCTCAGCGACGAATTCTGCTACTGCGGCTGTCCCCACACGCTGGGCGCCTGCCTGAAGCAGCACACGCCCTGCAAGCACGCCAAGCGCATGGCCCGGCTGGCCGCGCGCATGGTGGCCGAGGGCAACCCCGCCACCGAGGTCATCGTCTCGCTGTCGCAGTACTACGCCGGCTTCCGCGACGCGCGCTCGCAGTTCAAGGTGGACGAGCGCATGTGCACCGGCAACGCCAGCGCGCCGGTGACAGTGGTGGAGTTCTCCGACTTCGAGTGCCCCTACTGCGGCAAGGCCCGCCCGGTGCTGGAGGCCTTCGCGAAGAAGAACGCGCAGCAGGTGCGCTTCTGCTACCTGCCCTTCCCGCTGTCCAGCCACGCCAACTCGATTCCCGCGGCGCAGGCGGCGCTGTGGGCGAGAGACCAGGGCAAATTCTGGCAGATGCACGACGCCCTCTTCGAGCACCAGGAGAACCTCAAGCCGGAGGCTCTGCCCGCGCTGGCCAAGAGCGTGGGCCTGGACGGGGACAAGCTGGCCGCGGTGCTGAAGTCCGAGCAGTACAAGCAGGAGCTGGAGGGCTTCCGCAACCAGGGCCGCGCGGCGGGCCTCACCGGCACGCCCTCCGTGTACTTCAACGGGCGCGGCATCGACCTGGGCTTCATCCAGGACGAGCTGCTCTCCCACAGCCTGGAGGACGAGTTGGAGTGGCGCGCGAACAACAATGCCTGGGCGGCTGACTGACGCCGGGCATGACGTCTCGCTTCCGCATCGAGGGGTCGGGTCAGCTCGCCCCCGAGGACCGGCAGGCCCCCTCTCCACTGGCGGGGCGCTCGGGCTCGTACGCGCTGGTGCCGACATCGCCGGACCTGCTCGTCTTCTCGCGCACGCCCGCGCAGGGGGGCTCCATCCCCGTGCCGCGCGTGGTGCTGTCCGGCGACGCGGGCGGCTTCCCGCTGTCGGACCTCATCGCCTTCCTCAGCCAGTCTCGCTGGAGCGGCGTCATCCGCGTCAGCTCGCCCGGCGGTGAGCGCTCCGTCACCTTCCGCGAGGGCGAGGTGCGCGGCGCGTCCTCGGACGACCCGGCGGACCGGCTGGGCGAGGTGCTGGTGCGGCTGGGCTATGTGGAGCGCCCCCAGGTGGAGGCCGCGCTGCGCGAGCAGCCGCCGTCCAAGGTGGGCCGCGCGCTGGTGGAAAAGGGGCTGCTCCAGGCGCATGACCTCTTCAAGTGCGTCACCCACCAGGTGAGCGAAATCTTCCACGCCATCGTCCTGTGCCGCGAGGGGAGCTTCTTCCTCGTGGATCAGCCGGTGGACGAGAAGACGGGCCACATCATCCAGCTGTCCACGCAGAGCCTGTTGATGGACAGCATCCGGAAGATTGACGAGATGGCGCACTTCCGGAAGCGCATCCCCCACGGGCGGCTGTACGTGACGCGCAAGCGCCCCTCGGACGGGAAGCTGGAGGAGGACGAGGACAAGGTGCTGGCCATGCTCGACGGCCGGCGCACCATCCTGGAATTGGGCCACGCGGCGCGGCTGTCCGAGTTCGACATCACCAAGGTGGTCTTCCGCCTGCTCGAGGGCGGCTTCGCGTCGGTGACGGACAAGCCGCTGATGGCGCCCGCAGGGGGGCCGACGGCGCCCACACCGGTGCCGCAGGTGAAGCCGGCCGTGGCCGCGCCGCCCGCCGCTCCGGTGGCGCAGCGAGTGGTGCCCGCGGTGGACCCCCGGCCGGTGGCGCGCGTCTTCAACTTCATCTTCCGCGAGATTCGCGACGAGGTGGCCAAGCAGGGCATGGACCGCGAGTTCATCGCCGCCGCCAACGCCGCGCTCTCCGGACAGGCGCTGTCGTCGTCTCCGGTGCTGGAGGGGCTGGCCTTCGTCGCGGACGGCAGCCTGCCGGAGCCGAAGCTGATTGAAGCCTTCGAGAAGCACCGCGCGCAGCTCGGCAGCGAGCCCCTGGCGTCCTTCAAGCAGGCGCTCAGCGACGTGATGTTCTTCCTGCTCTTCCAGGCCGGCGAGCTGCTGGAGTCGCGCGCGGACGAGGACCTCGCCCGGCGCGTGAAGGAACTGCTCGCCACGCTCGAGGCGCCGTGACGGATTCCGAGTTGCCGCGGCTGACGGCGGACGTGCCCGGGTGCGGCGGCGCGTTCAAGCTGGTGCCCGAGGACTTCGAGGTGGAGGAAGTGCCCGCCTACCTGCCTTCGGGTGAGGGTGAGCACCTCTACCTCTGGCTGGAGAAGCGCGGCCGGGACACGCGCGAGGTGGTGAAGGCGCTGGCCCTGGCGCTGGGCGTGTCCGAGGACGACATCGGCGTGGCGGGGATGAAGGACCGGCAGGCCGTCACCCGGCAGCTGCTCTCCGTGCCCGCGCGCGCGGAAGCGAAGCTGGAGGGCTTCGCGCTGGAGGGCGTGCGCGTGCTGTGGACGAAGCGCCACGGCAACAAGCTCCGCACCGGGCACCTGCGCGGCAACCGCTTCCGGCTGCGGCTGCGCGACGTGAAGGACGTGGGCGCGGCGCGCGAGACGTTTACTCAGTTGGTGGCGCGGGGCGTGCCCAACTACTTCGGCGAGCAGCGCTTCGGCCGCGCGGGTGACAACGCGGACCTGGGGAAGCTGCTGGTGCTGGGGCAGCGCCTGCCGAAGCGGCCGGACCGCTTCCAGCGCAAGCTGTTCCTGTCGGCCTTCCAGTCGCGCCTGTTCAACCGGGCGCTGGTGGAGCGGCTGCGCGCGGGCACGCTGGCCACCGCGCTGCGCGGGGACGTGCTGCGCAAGGAGGAGACGGGCGGCCTCTTCGTGTGCGAGGCGCCCGAGGTGGACGGGCCGCGCGTGGCCGCCTTCGAGGTGAGCCCGGCCGGGCCGCTCTTCGGGCCGAAGATGCCGGCGTCCGCCGGAGAGGTGGCCGAGGCGGAAGCGCGGCTGCTCGTCGCGGAGGGCGTCACGCTGGAGGACTTCAAGCGCGGCGGCGGTGAAACGGAGGGCGGGCGCAGGCCGTACCGCGTCCGCCTGGGCTCGCCGGAGCTGACGCCCGAGGGCGAGGACTTGTGGCTCACTTTCGAGCTGCCCCGGGGCGCGTATGCGACAGAAGTGCTCCACGAGCTGCTGAAGGACTGAAGGACGGCTGAGCGGCCACCCCTGAAAACAGCAGCGCCTCCGTGGGGATGTCCCTCGGAGGCGCTCGCGTTTCATCCCGCTGCTGGCTTCCGGCCTCGGGGGCCGGAAGCGGGGCAGGGGCTCACTGCTCGATGATGTTGAACTCCGTGCGACGGTTCTGCGCGCGGCCGGCCTTGGTGTTGTTCGGGCCGATGGGCTTCGTCTCGCCGAAGCCGACGGCCTCGATGCGGCCCGGGTCGATGCCCCGGCGCAGCAGCTGCGCCTTCACCGAGTCCGCCCGCTTCTGCGACAGCCGCAGGTTCGACAGGTCCTTGCCCAGCGAGTCCGTGTGGCCCTCCACGCGGATCTTCTTGATCCACGGCGCGTCCTTCATCGCCTGCGCCACGTCATCCAGAATCGAGAAGCTCTGCTTGCCGACAATCTTCGCCGAGCCCGAGCCGAACATGATCTGCTTCTTGATCTCGATGCGGTCCTTCTTGATGACCACCAGCTTGTACTGCTTGGCGCAGCCGCGCTCCTCCTTCACGCCGGGCTGATCCGGGCACGCGTCCAGCCGGTCGACGATGCCGTCGTTGTCCGCGTCCTTGTCCGCGCAGCCGCCGTTCTCCGCGGGGCCGGCCTCCAGCGGGCACTTGTCCTGGCCGTCCGGGATGCCGTCGCTGTCGTTGTCCAGGTCCGGGCAGCCGTCGTCGTCCTGGAAGCCGTCCTTGTCCTCCGGCTCGTCCGGGCACTTGTCCTGCGGGTCGTTCAGCCCGTCGCCATCCTTGTCGAGGATGGGGCAGCCCACGTTCTGCACCGGGCCCGCCTCGTTGGGGCACTTGTCCGCGCTGTCCACCAGGCCGTCCTGGTCATTGTCCAGCTCGGGGCAGCCGTCCTCGTCCTGGAAGCCGTCCTTGTCCTCGGCCTGGTCCGCGCACTTGTCCAGCGCATCCACGATGCCGTCGCCGTCGCGGTCCTTCGGCGCTTCCTGCGGGCAGCCCTGGTTCTCCTGCACGCCGGGGTTGAGCGGGCACTTGTCGTTGCCGTCCAGCACGCCGTCGTTGTCGTTGTCCGGCTCGGGGCAGCCGTCCTCGTCCTGGAAGCCGTCCTTGTCCTCGGCCTGGTCCGGGCAGGGGTCGTCCTTGTCCAGGATGCCGTCCCCGTCGTTGTCCGTCTCCTCGATGCGGACCACCACTTGCGGCTGCTGCGGCTGGGGCTGCTGAGGCTGGGTCGGCTGCTGGGGCTGTGGCTGCTCGGGCCGCTCGCGGACGAGCACCTGGCGCGGGCCGCAGTTCTTGGACAGCTCCAGCGCGCGGTCCACCGCCTCGTCGGCGGCGCGCGCGTGGGCGGCAGCTCGGCTGCTGTTGCCCTGGCTCAACTCGCCGCGGGCGAAGTCGAGGTTGGCCTCGGCGGTAGCCAACTCCACCGGGGCGCAGCGGAGGGCGCCGCTGCGGCGGGCGCGCTCCACGTCGTTCGCGAGCACCTCGGTGTCAGCGCGAATCTTGCTGCCACTGACGCAGCCGACGGCGAGGAGCAGGGGAAGCAGTGTGGCGAGAGAGGGACGCGTCATCTGGGAGTGCTCGGGCGTCACGGGGTGCGCTACGGGTTGGGCGACCGGCCAGTAGAATCGGGAGTGCCGGCGGTGGCCATGGCCTTCTCGCGGGCCTCGTTGGCGAAGCGGGATGCCTTCACGGCGAAGTCCACGCCGGCCTGGTAGTCGGAGTAGCCCACCTCTTCGCGCGCCTTGCCGAGGTACAGGTTGGCGGCGGTCCACTCGTACGGGGCGAGCTTCTCGGCCCCCGCCGTGCGCGCGGCCTGGATCTGCACTTCGGCATCGAGGATGTTCGCGGTGGACTTCACGGGGCCGCACGCGGCGAGCGCCCCCGACACCGCCACCAGCACCATCAGCTTCTTCATAGGTGGCGCCTCTTACAGAGAGGGGTAGGACCCGTCGGTCGTATCAATCGCCCCTTGGGGGGTCAAGAATCGGGCAGACGGCGCCCACCGGGGGGCCGGGCGTCGAGGAGGGACTTTGACGGCCGCCGCCGTGCTTGCCATCGTTCCGGCCCCGTGCGCCCGCCCGTCCGCCCAGTCCTCCTGCTCGCGCTGCTGCTTCCGCTCCTCGCGCTGTCCGCCTCCCCGTCCGCCGCGAAGCGTGGCGAGCACCGCGCCGAGACGGAGCAGGTCATCACCGGCGTCGCCAACGGCAGCCCGGTGCCCGCGGCCATCTCCCGGCTGCGCTTCCTGCGTGAGGAGGCCTACGCGGCCGAGGAAATCTCGCTGCTGCTCCGCAAGGTGCTGGACGAGCGGCCCCGCCGCAACCTCGTCGCGGTGCTCGCCGCCCTGGAGACCCGCGCAGCGGAGCCCACCCTGGCGCGGCTCGCTTCCGACGACGACAGCGCGGTGCGCATGTACGCCGCCCAGGGCCTCGCCCGCCTGAACAGCCGCAACACGGCCGTGCTGCTGCCGCTGCTCCAGGACAAGAGCAGCGGCGTGCGCAAGGAGGCCGCGCGCGCCCTGGGCGCCTCGCACAACGCGAAGATGGGCGCCCCGCTGATGAAGGCGGCGAAGGCGGAGCCGGAGGTGGAGGTCCGCACCGTCATGCTCGCCGCCGTGGGCGACACCGGGGACGCGAAGCAGGCGCCGGCCCTCAAGGCCTTCCTCACGAATGACTCGGAGAGCACCCGCTTCGCGGCGGCGCAGGGGCTGTGCCGGCTGGGCTCGAAGGACGGCTTCGCCTTCGCGGGGAAGCTCCTCGGCTCGCAGGACCGCTTCGTGCGCCGGCAGGGGCTGCAACTGTACGAGGGCGTCGCCGCGAAGAAGGCCGCGCCCTCGCTCAAGCCGCTGCTGGAGGACAAGGACCGCTCGCTCGCCGCCGGCGCCGCGCGCATCCTCTACCAGGGCGGTGATGCCTCCAAGCTGGACTGGCTGGTGCTGGCCTCGTGGAACGCCAAGGGCGAGGAGAAGCTCGCGTACGAGAAGGAGCTGGAGACGCTCCAGCTCGCGGATGACCGGCGCAAGGCCATCCTCCGCAAGGCGGGAGTCACCCCGTGAAGGCCGTCACCCTGCTGTCCCTGACGCTGCTGTCCCGCGCCGCCCTCGCCGCGCCGCCGCCGCCGTCCACGCCGTCCGCGACCGAGTCCCACCCGGGCGCCGAGGCCATCCTCGAGTCGCCCGCCGCGTCCGCGCAGACGGCGACGGCTACCCCGCACCGGCCCAATGGCTGGGAGGGGCTCACCGCGGAGCAGCGGGCCGCGCTGGTGGCCGAGTCCCCGGACGCGCCGCCGGCCGAGCGCGTGCTCAAGATGAGCGAGCGCTTCATCAACACGCCCTACGTGCTGTCGCCCCTGGGCGAGGGTCAGGGCGTGGACCCGGACCCCACCTTCCGCCTGGACGCGGTGGACTGCCTCACCTTCGTGGAGCAGTCGGTGGCGCTGGGGCTGGCGCGCAAGGACACCGAGGTGGCGCCGCTGCTGGAGCAACTGCGCTACGCGAGCACGCCCTCCTACGAGGACCGCAACCACCTCATGGAGGCGCAGTGGCTGCCCAACAACATCCGCAAGGGCTTCCTCGCGGACGTGACGCGGCGCTACGCCGGTGAGGACGCCGTCGCCGTCACCAAGACGCTCACCGCGCAGACGTGGCAGTCGCGCTCGTCGGTGGCGCTGGGGTTGCCCAGGGAGCGGCGGCCGGTGGGCACCTTCGCGCTCAACATGCTCCCGCTGGACAAGGTGCTGGCGCACGCGCGCGCCATTCCCTCCGGCACCATCCTCGTGGTGCTGCGTGAGGACCTGCCGATGAAGGCCACGCGCGTGACGCACCTGGGCTTCGTGGTGCAGCGCAAGAACCGCACGTACCTGCGCCACGCCTCGCGCGGCGGCTACAACCGCGTGGTGGACGAGGACCTGGAGACGTTCCTCGCCCGCAACGCGCGCTACGCGAAGTGGAAGGTGACGGGCGTCAGCCTCTTCGAGGTGCACCGCCCGGACGCGGCCGCCAGCGCCATGGTGCGCTCGCCCTGACGCCCGCCCTCACGCCTGCTCAGAGAGCGGGCGGCGGGGCGGGAGGCTGCTCGTTCTCGCGCTCCTCCTCCTCCGCGGCCTGCACGGCCTCGTCGGTGGTGGCCAGCTCCTGCACCCGCTCCTGCTCCAGCAGCGGAATGGCGAGGGGGGCCTTGTCCTCGGGCACGAGGATTTCCCACCAGGGGAGGATGTTGCCGGTGGTGAGCTTGTCCACCACCCCCGAGCGGCCGGCGCGCACCAGCACGGGGATGTTGGCCTCCTGGAGCACCTCCACGAAGGCCTCCGCCGTGAAGGGGTCCTCCGCGGTGGCCGCGCGCACGAAGACGCGCTGGTCCAATTCATGAGGAAGGGGTAGCCCCCGGGAGCGCATCTCCTCCGCGCTGACGAGAAGTGGGTTGCCGGGGCAGTCCGCGCAGTCCTGCACGCTGTCCTCGTACTCCGAGCCGCACCTGGCGCAGTATTTCATCGACGGTCCCTCCTGCCCGTGTGGTGTCTGGAGGCACATGGTAGGTCCGCCCCTCGCGAGCCGCACCCCCGTCCAGACACTTCGTTCAGTGGCGGGCTTCTTCGCCGCCGTCCATCCACCGTCGAGCCTCCTCGCCCAGGCGGCCCACGGCGGCGCAGAGCCGGTCCACGTCGATGGGTTTGCGCAGCACCACGTCGCAGTGCTCCGCCCCCTGCACCTGCGTATAGCCGGACACGAGGATGACGCGGGCGCGCGGCGCGAGCGCCTTCACCCGCTGCGCCAGCTCCGTGCCGAGCATCCCGGGCAGCGACTCGTCCGTCACCACCACGTCCGGGCGCTCGGCCTCGAAGGCCTTGAGACCCGCGACTCCGTCCGCGGCCGTGCGCACCTCGAAGTCCGCCTCGAGCAGCTCGGCCAGCAGCTCTCGGCTGTCCCCGTCGTCCTCTACCAGCAGGACCTTGATTCGCTCGTCGCCCATGTGCCTGGGGAACCCACGTGTCGGTGTGAAACGTCCTCCGCCTGCCCACCCGCGCGGGCGACGCGACGCACGGCGGGCCGGGGGGCAGGGGAGCAACGGGGCCCCCCCTCAACGGAAGCTCTCGCGCTGTCCATCTTTGGCCCCGGAGGTGATGCCATGAAGGTGTTGCTGCGTGGAGTGCATCTGGTCCTGACGGATGCCCTCAGGTCGTATGTGGATGAGCATCTGGTGGGCCACATCGAGCGGTTCGCGGACGACGAGGCGGCGGAAATCGATATCTCGCTCGTGGACACCAACGGCCCCAAGGGGGGCGTGGACAAGGAGTGCCGCGTCACGGTGCGGCTGCCCGGCCTGCCCTCGGTGCACGTGACGGAGATGGCGGACTCGCTGTTCCCGGCCATCGACGCATCGCGTGACAGGTTGGAGAAGACGCTCAAGCGCATGCTGGAGAAGCGGCGCGAGGCGAAGACGAACGGCCTGCCGCAGGACACGGCGGCCGACGTGCCCACCTACTAGTCAGCAGGGGAGGCG comes from Pyxidicoccus parkwaysis and encodes:
- a CDS encoding HEAT repeat domain-containing protein, encoding MRPPVRPVLLLALLLPLLALSASPSAAKRGEHRAETEQVITGVANGSPVPAAISRLRFLREEAYAAEEISLLLRKVLDERPRRNLVAVLAALETRAAEPTLARLASDDDSAVRMYAAQGLARLNSRNTAVLLPLLQDKSSGVRKEAARALGASHNAKMGAPLMKAAKAEPEVEVRTVMLAAVGDTGDAKQAPALKAFLTNDSESTRFAAAQGLCRLGSKDGFAFAGKLLGSQDRFVRRQGLQLYEGVAAKKAAPSLKPLLEDKDRSLAAGAARILYQGGDASKLDWLVLASWNAKGEEKLAYEKELETLQLADDRRKAILRKAGVTP
- the hpf gene encoding ribosome hibernation-promoting factor, HPF/YfiA family, translating into MKVLLRGVHLVLTDALRSYVDEHLVGHIERFADDEAAEIDISLVDTNGPKGGVDKECRVTVRLPGLPSVHVTEMADSLFPAIDASRDRLEKTLKRMLEKRREAKTNGLPQDTAADVPTY
- the truD gene encoding tRNA pseudouridine(13) synthase TruD; this encodes MTDSELPRLTADVPGCGGAFKLVPEDFEVEEVPAYLPSGEGEHLYLWLEKRGRDTREVVKALALALGVSEDDIGVAGMKDRQAVTRQLLSVPARAEAKLEGFALEGVRVLWTKRHGNKLRTGHLRGNRFRLRLRDVKDVGAARETFTQLVARGVPNYFGEQRFGRAGDNADLGKLLVLGQRLPKRPDRFQRKLFLSAFQSRLFNRALVERLRAGTLATALRGDVLRKEETGGLFVCEAPEVDGPRVAAFEVSPAGPLFGPKMPASAGEVAEAEARLLVAEGVTLEDFKRGGGETEGGRRPYRVRLGSPELTPEGEDLWLTFELPRGAYATEVLHELLKD
- a CDS encoding N-acetylmuramoyl-L-alanine amidase-like domain-containing protein; this translates as MKAVTLLSLTLLSRAALAAPPPPSTPSATESHPGAEAILESPAASAQTATATPHRPNGWEGLTAEQRAALVAESPDAPPAERVLKMSERFINTPYVLSPLGEGQGVDPDPTFRLDAVDCLTFVEQSVALGLARKDTEVAPLLEQLRYASTPSYEDRNHLMEAQWLPNNIRKGFLADVTRRYAGEDAVAVTKTLTAQTWQSRSSVALGLPRERRPVGTFALNMLPLDKVLAHARAIPSGTILVVLREDLPMKATRVTHLGFVVQRKNRTYLRHASRGGYNRVVDEDLETFLARNARYAKWKVTGVSLFEVHRPDAAASAMVRSP
- a CDS encoding OmpA family protein, producing MTRPSLATLLPLLLAVGCVSGSKIRADTEVLANDVERARRSGALRCAPVELATAEANLDFARGELSQGNSSRAAAHARAADEAVDRALELSKNCGPRQVLVRERPEQPQPQQPTQPQQPQPQQPQVVVRIEETDNDGDGILDKDDPCPDQAEDKDGFQDEDGCPEPDNDNDGVLDGNDKCPLNPGVQENQGCPQEAPKDRDGDGIVDALDKCADQAEDKDGFQDEDGCPELDNDQDGLVDSADKCPNEAGPVQNVGCPILDKDGDGLNDPQDKCPDEPEDKDGFQDDDGCPDLDNDSDGIPDGQDKCPLEAGPAENGGCADKDADNDGIVDRLDACPDQPGVKEERGCAKQYKLVVIKKDRIEIKKQIMFGSGSAKIVGKQSFSILDDVAQAMKDAPWIKKIRVEGHTDSLGKDLSNLRLSQKRADSVKAQLLRRGIDPGRIEAVGFGETKPIGPNNTKAGRAQNRRTEFNIIEQ
- a CDS encoding response regulator, yielding MGDERIKVLLVEDDGDSRELLAELLEADFEVRTAADGVAGLKAFEAERPDVVVTDESLPGMLGTELAQRVKALAPRARVILVSGYTQVQGAEHCDVVLRKPIDVDRLCAAVGRLGEEARRWMDGGEEARH
- a CDS encoding DUF4398 domain-containing protein; protein product: MKKLMVLVAVSGALAACGPVKSTANILDAEVQIQAARTAGAEKLAPYEWTAANLYLGKAREEVGYSDYQAGVDFAVKASRFANEAREKAMATAGTPDSTGRSPNP
- a CDS encoding DUF4388 domain-containing protein, whose protein sequence is MTSRFRIEGSGQLAPEDRQAPSPLAGRSGSYALVPTSPDLLVFSRTPAQGGSIPVPRVVLSGDAGGFPLSDLIAFLSQSRWSGVIRVSSPGGERSVTFREGEVRGASSDDPADRLGEVLVRLGYVERPQVEAALREQPPSKVGRALVEKGLLQAHDLFKCVTHQVSEIFHAIVLCREGSFFLVDQPVDEKTGHIIQLSTQSLLMDSIRKIDEMAHFRKRIPHGRLYVTRKRPSDGKLEEDEDKVLAMLDGRRTILELGHAARLSEFDITKVVFRLLEGGFASVTDKPLMAPAGGPTAPTPVPQVKPAVAAPPAAPVAQRVVPAVDPRPVARVFNFIFREIRDEVAKQGMDREFIAAANAALSGQALSSSPVLEGLAFVADGSLPEPKLIEAFEKHRAQLGSEPLASFKQALSDVMFFLLFQAGELLESRADEDLARRVKELLATLEAP
- a CDS encoding DsbA family protein, translating into MLLSCWKRVIPLLAAAVLTGTGCKSPEGATPAAAQAPAAPATAPAAPAAQAAQPPAAPAATATPSDPAAVLGGIPGMDFSSLSPAAKRELATVLSDEFCYCGCPHTLGACLKQHTPCKHAKRMARLAARMVAEGNPATEVIVSLSQYYAGFRDARSQFKVDERMCTGNASAPVTVVEFSDFECPYCGKARPVLEAFAKKNAQQVRFCYLPFPLSSHANSIPAAQAALWARDQGKFWQMHDALFEHQENLKPEALPALAKSVGLDGDKLAAVLKSEQYKQELEGFRNQGRAAGLTGTPSVYFNGRGIDLGFIQDELLSHSLEDELEWRANNNAWAAD